One Halalkalicoccus sp. CG83 DNA segment encodes these proteins:
- a CDS encoding helix-turn-helix transcriptional regulator, whose protein sequence is MSSTIELSSAEQQAYKTITTADELHQSELWKRLDVSSRKGSRLARSLAEYGLIERTQSTHNGRT, encoded by the coding sequence ATGAGTTCAACTATAGAGCTGTCCTCTGCGGAGCAGCAAGCCTACAAAACCATCACTACTGCAGACGAGTTACATCAAAGCGAGCTCTGGAAACGCTTGGATGTCAGTAGCCGAAAAGGGAGCCGCCTCGCCCGATCGCTGGCAGAGTATGGACTCATCGAGCGCACACAATCCACTCACAACGGGCGTAC